In the Populus trichocarpa isolate Nisqually-1 chromosome 1, P.trichocarpa_v4.1, whole genome shotgun sequence genome, one interval contains:
- the LOC18095591 gene encoding 3-deoxy-manno-octulosonate cytidylyltransferase, mitochondrial, with the protein MSMCSSESSSSKFWIVHSIVAGAAIAAAIGAGAYLGRYRKFRSRVVGIIPARYASSRFEGKPLVNILGKPMIQRTWERAKLASTLDHIVVATDDEKIAECCRGFGADVIMTSESCRNGTERCNEALQKLDKKYDVVVNIQGDEPLIEPEIIDRIVKALQAAPDAVFSTAVTALKPEDAFDPNRVKCVVDNHGYAIYFSRGLIPYNKTGKVNTQFPYMLHLGIQSYDTKFLKIYPELRSTPLQLEEDLEQLKVLENGYKMKVIKVDHEAHGVDIPEDVEKLETLMREQSFS; encoded by the exons ATGTCGATGTGTTCTTCTGAGTCTTCATCGAGCAAATTTTGGATCGTGCACAGCATTGTAGCCGGGGCTGCAATTGCTGCTGCCATTGGCGCTGGTGCATATCTGGGTCGATACAGAAAGTTCAGGAGCCGAGTTGTTGGTATCATACCCGCCCGTTATGCTTCTTCTCGGTTTGAAGGCAAACCACTTGTTAATATCCTTGGTAAACCCATGATCCAG AGAACTTGGGAAAGGGCCAAACTAGCAAGTACACTGGATCATATAG TTGTGGCTACGGATGATGAAAAAATTGCAGAATGTTGTCGAGGATTTGGTGCTGATGTGATAATGACTTCAGAGTCCTGTCGAAATG GTACTGAACGATGCAACGAAGCACTTCAAAAGCTAGATAAGAAATATGATGTTGTTGTCAATATTCAGGGTGACGAGCCTCTCATTGAACCTGAGATAATAGATAGAATTGTTAAAGCACTGCAG GCAGCCCCAGATGCAGTGTTTAGCACTGCTGTAACTGCTTTGAAGCCTGAAGATGCATTCGATCCCAATCGAGTGAAATGTGTGGTGGATAATCATGGCTATGCTATCTATTTTTCAAGGGGATTAATTCCTTACAACAA AACGGGAAAGGTCAATACACAATTTCCTTATATGCTTCATCTAGGAATTCAG AGTTATGATACAAAGTTTCTGAAGATATATCCTGAGCTTCGATCTACTCCACTGCAACTAGAAGAGGATTTGGAACAGCTTAAGGTCCTTGAAAATGGTTACAAAATGAAG GTGATAAAAGTTGACCACGAGGCACATGGTGTCGACATTCCAGAAGATGTTGAAAAGTTAGAAACTTTGATGCGTGAGCAAAGCTTTTCTTAG
- the LOC18095593 gene encoding laccase-17 has translation MGVYLLPSPASLAVFLSSFVTLFVHPRPAIAITRHYKFDVMLQNVTRLCHTKSMVTVNGKFPGPCIVAREGDRLLIKVVNHVQNNISIHWHGIRQLQSGWADGPAYVTQCPIQTGQSYVYNYTIVGQRGTLWWHAHISWLRSTLYGPLIILPKLGTPYPFAKPDKEVPIIFGEWFNADPEAIINQAMQTGGGPNVSDAYTINGLPGPLYNCSAKNTFKLKVKPGKTYLLRLINAALNEELFFSIANHTLTVVGVDAIYVKPFDTETLLIASGQTTDVLLKTKPHHPDAKFFMSARPYVTGQGTFDNSTVAGILEYEVARKTIQSSHTSKRLPLYKPNLPPLNDTSFATNFTSKLRSLASAEFPANVPQKVDRHFFFTVGLGTNPCSKNQTCQGPNGTRFAASVNNVSFVMPTKALLEAHHFGQSKGVYSPNFPISPLIPFDYTGTPQNNTMVSHGTKLVMLPFNTSVELIMQDTSILGAESHPLHLHGFNFFVVGQGFGNFDPKKDPANFNLVDPVERNTVGVPSGGWVAIRFLADNPGVWFLHCHVELHMSWGLMMAWVVLDGKLPNHRLLPPPVDLPKC, from the exons ATGGGTGTCTATCTTCTTCCATCACCAGCATCTCTGGcggtttttctctcctcttttgtCACTTTGTTTGTCCATCCTCGGCCTGCAATTGCCATTACCAGGCACTACAAATTTGAT GTTATGTTACAAAATGTGACACGCCTTTGCCACACCAAGAGCATGGTAACAGTCAATGGCAAGTTCCCTGGGCCTTGTATTGTTGCTAGGGAGGGTGATCGTCTTCTTATTAAAGTGGTTAACCATGTCCAAAACAATATCTCTATTCACTG GCATGGAATTCGGCAGCTTCAAAGTGGGTGGGCTGATGGACCGGCATACGTAACTCAGTGCCCTATACAAACTGGACAGAGCTATGTGTACAACTACACCATCGTAGGACAAAGAGGCACTCTTTGGTGGCATGCCCATATATCATGGTTAAGATCAACTCTCTACGGTCCACTTATCATTCTTCCCAAACTCGGCACTCCTTATCCATTTGCTAAACCTGACAAGGAAGTTCCGATCATCTTTG GAGAGTGGTTCAATGCAGATCCAGAGGCAATCATTAACCAGGCAATGCAAACGGGTGGAGGCCCAAATGTCTCTGATGCCTACACTATCAATGGACTCCCAGGGCCATTGTATAACTGCTCTGCCAAAA ATACTTTCAAGCTGAAGGTAAAGCCAGGAAAGACTTACCTTCTTCGCTTGATCAATGCCGCACTCAATGAGGAGCTCTTCTTCAGCATAGCAAACCATACACTCACAGTTGTTGGTGTTGATGCTATTTATGTGAAACCATTTGATACCGAGACACTTCTGATTGCCTCAGGACAAACCACAGATGTTCTTCTAAAGACCAAGCCCCACCACCCAGACGCCAAATTTTTCATGTCTGCTAGACCTTACGTGACTGGTCAAGGAACTTTTGATAATTCAACTGTTGCTGGAATCTTAGAATATGAAGTTGCACGCAAAACAATTCAATCAAGCCACACCTCTAAGAGACTGCCGCTCTATAAACCAAATCTACCACCTCTAAATGACACTTCATTCGCTACAAATTTCACTAGCAAACTCCGCAGCCTAGCAAGCGCAGAATTCCCAGCCAATGTGCCGCAAAAGGTCGACAGACATTTTTTCTTCACCGTAGGCCTCGGAACAAATCCGTGCTCTAAAAACCAAACCTGCCAGGGACCAAATGGAACAAGGTTTGCAGCTTCAGTTAATAATGTATCATTTGTAATGCCGACCAAAGCTTTACTCGAAGCCCATCATTTTGGTCAATCAAAGGGCGTTTACAGTCCTAACTTTCCAATCAGTCCACTAATCCCTTTTGATTATACCGGCACCCCACAAAACAATACTATGGTGAGCCATGGAACAAAGCTAGTTATGCTTCCTTTTAACACCAGCGTGGAGCTCATTATGCAGGACACCAGCATCCTTGGTGCTGAGAGCCACCCTCTTCATTTGCATGGTTTCAATTTCTTTGTTGTTGGTCAAGGTTTTGGGAACTTTGATCCAAAAAAGGATCCTGCAAATTTCAATCTTGTCGACCCCGTTGAAAGGAATACTGTGGGAGTGCCCTCTGGAGGCTGGGTTGCTATACGGTTTTTAGCAGACAATCCAG GTGTATGGTTCCTGCATTGTCATGTAGAATTGCACATGAGCTGGGGTTTGATGATGGCTTGGGTTGTCTTGGATGGAAAGCTTCCGAATCACAGGCTGCTTCCTCCACCAGTTGATCTTCCTAAGTGTTGA
- the LOC18095594 gene encoding laccase-17 — protein sequence MGASFLPSPAFLAVFLISFVTLSIHPEPALAITRHYKFDVMLQNVTRLCHTKSIVTVNGKFPGPRIVAREGDRLLIKVVNHVQNNISIHWHGIRQLRSGWADGPAYITQCPIQTGQSYVYNYTIVGQRGTLWWHAHISWLRSTLYGPLIILPKLGTTYPFAKPHKEVPIIFGEWFNADPEAIINQAMQTGGGPNVSDAYTINGFPGPLYNCSAKDTFKLKVKPGKTYLLRMINAALNDELFFSIANHTLTVVDVDAIYVKPFDTETLLIAPGQTTNVLLKTKPHHPNASFFMSARPYVTGQGTFDNSTVAGILEYEESNKTIKSSHSPKKLPFYKPNLPPLNDTSFATNFTSKLRSLASAEFPANVPQKVDRQFFFSVSLGTNPCSKNKTCQGPNGTMFAASVNNVSFVMPTKALLQAHHFGQSKGVYSPNFPINPLIPFNYTGTPPNNTMVSNGTKLVVLPFNTSVELIMQDTSILGAESHPLHLHGFNFFVVGEGFGNFDPKKDPANFNLVDPVERNTVGVPSGGWVAIRFLADNPGVWFMHCHLEVHTSWGLKMAWVVLDGKLPNQKLLPPPADLPKC from the exons ATGGGTGCTTCATTTCTTCCATCACCAGCATTTCTTGCAGTTTTTCTCATCTCATTTGTCACCTTGTCTATCCATCCAGAGCCTGCACTTGCCATTACCAGGCACTACAAATTTGAT GTTATGTTACAAAATGTGACCCGCCTTTGCCACACCAAGAGCATTGTAACAGTCAACGGGAAGTTCCCGGGGCCTCGCATTGTTGCTAGGGAGGGTGATCGTCTTCTTATTAAAGTGGTTAACCATGTCCAAAACAATATCTCTATTCACTG GCATGGAATTCGGCAGCTTCGAAGTGGGTGGGCTGATGGACCGGCATACATAACTCAGTGCCCTATACAAACTGGACAGAGCTATGTGTACAACTACACCATCGTAGGACAAAGAGGCACTCTTTGGTGGCATGCTCATATATCATGGCTAAGATCAACTCTCTACGGTCCACTTATCATTCTTCCCAAACTCGGCACTACTTATCCATTTGCTAAACCTCACAAGGAAGTTCCAATCATCTTCG GAGAGTGGTTCAATGCAGATCCAGAGGCAATCATTAACCAGGCAATGCAAACGGGTGGAGGCCCAAATGTCTCTGATGCCTACACTATCAATGGATTTCCAGGGCCGTTGTATAACTGCTCTGCCAAAG ATACTTTCAAGCTGAAGGTAAAGCCAGGAAAGACTTACCTTCTTCGCATGATCAACGCCGCACTCAATGACGAGCTCTTCTTCAGCATAGCAAACCATACACTCACagttgttgatgttgatgctaTTTATGTGAAACCATTTGATACCGAGACACTTCTGATTGCTCCTGGACAAACCACAAATGTTCTTCTAAAGACCAAGCCCCACCACCCAAACGCCAGTTTTTTCATGTCTGCTAGACCTTACGTGACTGGTCAAGGAACTTTTGATAATTCAACTGTTGCTGGAATCTTAGAATATGAAGAATCAAACAAAACCATTAAATCAAGCCACTCCCCTAAGAAACTGCCGTTCTATAAACCAAATCTACCACCTCTAAATGACACTTCATTTGCTACAAATTTCACAAGCAAACTCCGCAGCCTAGCAAGTGCAGAATTCCCTGCCAATGTGCCGCAAAAGGTAGACAGGCAATTTTTCTTCAGTGTAAGCCTTGGAACAAACCCATGCTCCAAAAACAAAACCTGCCAGGGACCAAATGGAACAATGTTTGCAGCTTCAGTTAATAATGTATCATTTGTGATGCCAACCAAAGCTCTACTCCAAGCCCATCATTTTGGTCAATCAAAGGGCGTTTACAGCCCTAACTTTCCAATCAATCCACTAATCCCTTTTAATTATACCGGCACCCCACCAAACAATACTATGGTGAGCAATGGAACAAAGCTAGTTGTGCTTCCTTTTAACACCAGCGTGGAGCTCATTATGCAGGACACCAGCATACTTGGTGCTGAGAGCCACCCTCTTCATTTGCATGGTTTCAATTTCTTTGTTGTTGGTGAAGGATTTGGGAACTTTGATCCAAAAAAGGATCCGGCAAATTTCAATCTTGTTGACCCCGTTGAAAGGAATACCGTGGGAGTGCCCTCTGGAGGCTGGGTTGCTATACGTTTTCTAGCCGACAACCCAG GTGTATGGTTCATGCATTGCCATCTAGAAGTGCACACAAGCTGGGGCTTGAAGATGGCTTGGGTTGTCCTGGATGGAAAGCTTCCCAATCAGAAGCTGCTTCCTCCACCAGCCGATCTTCCCAAGTGTTGA